In a genomic window of Streptomyces noursei ATCC 11455:
- a CDS encoding glycosyltransferase family 4 protein, which yields MHKTLIVTNDFPPRPGGIQAFLHSMALRLDPDRVVVYASTWKRTEEGRAATAAFDAEQPFRVVRDATTMLLPTPRVTRRAVSLLREHGCSSVWFGAAAPLGLMAPALRAAGARRIVATTHGHEAGWAQLPAARQLLRRIGEGTDTLTHLGEYTRSRIAAALTPAAAARMVQLPPGVDEKTFHPDSGGAEVRARLGLADRPVVVCVSRLVPRKGQDTLIEAMPAIRAAVPDAVLLIVGGGPYEEQLHALAMEKGVADAVRFTGAVPWAELPAHYGAGDVFAMPCRTRRGGLDVEGLGIVYLEASATGLPVVAGDSGGAPDAVLDGETGWVVPGGSPEAVAERLVTLLRDPGLRRTMGARGRAWVEEKWRWDLLAERLRELL from the coding sequence GTGCACAAGACCCTCATCGTCACCAACGACTTCCCGCCCAGGCCCGGCGGAATCCAGGCATTCCTGCACAGCATGGCGCTGCGGCTGGATCCCGACCGGGTCGTCGTCTACGCCTCCACCTGGAAGCGGACCGAGGAGGGCCGGGCCGCCACCGCGGCCTTCGACGCCGAGCAGCCCTTCCGGGTGGTCCGGGACGCCACGACGATGCTGCTGCCCACGCCCCGGGTGACCCGGCGGGCGGTCTCCCTGCTGCGCGAACACGGCTGCTCCTCGGTGTGGTTCGGGGCCGCCGCGCCGCTGGGGCTGATGGCGCCGGCGCTCCGCGCGGCGGGCGCCCGCCGGATCGTGGCGACCACCCACGGCCACGAGGCCGGCTGGGCCCAGCTGCCCGCCGCCCGGCAGCTGTTGCGCCGGATCGGCGAGGGCACCGACACCCTCACCCACCTCGGCGAGTACACCCGCTCGCGGATCGCCGCCGCGCTCACCCCGGCCGCCGCCGCCCGCATGGTCCAGCTGCCGCCCGGCGTCGACGAGAAGACCTTCCACCCGGACTCGGGCGGCGCCGAGGTCCGGGCCCGGCTCGGGCTCGCCGACCGGCCGGTGGTGGTCTGCGTCTCCCGGCTCGTCCCGCGCAAGGGGCAGGACACCCTGATCGAGGCGATGCCCGCGATCCGTGCCGCGGTGCCGGACGCGGTGCTGCTGATCGTCGGCGGCGGCCCCTACGAGGAGCAGCTGCACGCGCTGGCCATGGAGAAGGGCGTGGCCGACGCGGTCCGCTTCACCGGGGCCGTCCCGTGGGCGGAGCTGCCCGCCCACTACGGCGCGGGCGACGTCTTCGCGATGCCCTGCCGCACCCGCCGCGGCGGGCTGGACGTCGAGGGCCTGGGCATCGTCTACCTGGAGGCGTCCGCCACCGGGCTCCCGGTCGTCGCGGGTGACTCCGGCGGGGCGCCCGACGCGGTGCTGGACGGCGAGACCGGCTGGGTGGTCCCCGGCGGCTCCCCGGAGGCCGTCGCCGAGCGCCTCGTCACCCTCCTCCGGGACCCCGGGCTGCGCCGCACCATGGGCGCCCGGGGCCGCGCCTGGGTGGAGGAGAAGTGGCGCTGGGACCTGCTGGCCGAGCGGCTCCGGGAGTTGCTCTAA
- a CDS encoding AMP-dependent synthetase/ligase produces the protein MREFSLPALYEVPADGNLTDLIRRNAAQYPDVAVLGRKVDGTWQDVTAATFLAEVRAAAKGLMAAGVRPGDRVGLMSRTRYEWTLLDFAIWSAGAITVPVYETSSAEQIQWILGDSGAVAIVVETPDHEATVEAVRDRLPDLAHIWQIERDAVARLRAAGDGITDEEVDERSGLADADSPATIVYTSGTTGRPKGCVLSHRSFFAECGNVVERLRPLFRTGDSSVLLFLPVAHVFGRLVEVASVMAPIKLGHAPDIKNLTDDLASFRPTMILGVPRVFEKVYNSARAKAQADGKGKIFDKAAETAIAYSRALDTPGGPSFGLKVKYKVFDRLVYGKLRAVLGGRAGHAISGGAPLGERLGHFYRGIGFTVLEGYGLTESCAATAFNPWDRQKIGTVGQPLPGSVVRIADDGEVLLHGEHLFSEYWNNPTATAEALSDGWFHTGDLGTLDEDGYLAITGRKKEILVTAGGKNVAPAVIEDRIRAHALIAECMVVGDGRPFIGALITLDEEFLPRWAEEHGHPADVTPARLAEDPELLAAVQRAVDDGNAAVSKAESVRKFRILPTQFTEESGHVTPSLKLKRNVVAKDFAEEIEALYRG, from the coding sequence TTGCGCGAGTTCAGCCTTCCGGCCCTGTACGAGGTCCCCGCGGACGGCAATCTGACGGACCTGATCCGCCGCAACGCCGCACAGTACCCGGATGTCGCGGTCCTGGGACGCAAGGTGGACGGCACCTGGCAGGACGTCACCGCCGCCACCTTCCTCGCCGAGGTCCGGGCCGCCGCCAAGGGGCTGATGGCCGCCGGTGTCCGGCCGGGCGACCGGGTCGGGCTGATGTCGCGCACCCGTTACGAGTGGACGCTGCTGGACTTCGCGATCTGGAGCGCCGGCGCCATCACCGTCCCCGTCTACGAGACCAGCTCCGCCGAGCAGATCCAGTGGATCCTCGGAGACTCCGGCGCGGTGGCCATCGTGGTGGAGACCCCCGACCACGAGGCGACGGTCGAGGCGGTCCGCGACCGGCTGCCGGACCTGGCGCACATCTGGCAGATCGAGCGGGACGCCGTCGCCCGGCTGCGCGCGGCCGGTGACGGCATCACCGACGAGGAGGTCGACGAGCGCAGCGGGCTGGCCGACGCGGACTCCCCCGCCACCATCGTCTACACCTCCGGCACCACCGGCCGTCCCAAGGGGTGCGTGCTCAGCCACCGCAGCTTCTTCGCCGAGTGCGGCAACGTCGTCGAGCGGCTGCGCCCGCTGTTCCGCACCGGCGACTCCTCGGTCCTGCTCTTCCTGCCCGTCGCGCACGTCTTCGGCCGGCTGGTGGAGGTCGCCTCGGTCATGGCGCCCATCAAGCTGGGCCACGCGCCGGACATCAAGAACCTCACCGACGACCTGGCCTCCTTCCGGCCGACGATGATCCTGGGCGTCCCCCGGGTCTTCGAGAAGGTCTACAACTCCGCGCGGGCCAAGGCGCAGGCCGACGGCAAGGGCAAGATCTTCGACAAGGCGGCGGAGACCGCGATCGCCTACAGCCGGGCGCTGGACACCCCCGGCGGCCCGTCCTTCGGGCTGAAGGTCAAGTACAAGGTCTTCGACCGCCTGGTCTACGGCAAGCTGCGGGCGGTGCTCGGCGGCCGGGCCGGCCACGCCATCTCCGGCGGCGCCCCGCTCGGCGAGCGGCTGGGCCACTTCTACCGCGGCATCGGCTTCACCGTTCTGGAGGGCTACGGCCTGACGGAGTCCTGCGCGGCCACCGCGTTCAACCCCTGGGACCGGCAGAAGATCGGCACGGTCGGACAGCCGCTGCCCGGCTCGGTGGTCCGGATCGCCGACGACGGCGAGGTGCTGCTGCACGGCGAGCACCTCTTCAGCGAGTACTGGAACAACCCGACGGCCACCGCCGAGGCGCTGTCCGACGGCTGGTTCCACACCGGCGACCTCGGCACCCTCGACGAGGACGGCTACCTCGCCATCACCGGCCGCAAGAAGGAGATACTCGTCACCGCCGGCGGCAAGAACGTCGCGCCGGCCGTCATCGAGGACCGGATCCGCGCCCACGCGCTGATCGCCGAGTGCATGGTGGTCGGCGACGGCCGCCCGTTCATCGGCGCGCTGATCACCCTCGACGAGGAGTTCCTGCCCCGCTGGGCCGAGGAGCACGGCCACCCGGCCGACGTGACGCCCGCCCGGCTCGCCGAGGACCCCGAGCTGCTGGCCGCCGTGCAGCGTGCGGTCGACGACGGCAACGCGGCGGTCTCCAAGGCCGAGTCGGTCCGCAAGTTCCGCATCCTGCCGACCCAGTTCACCGAGGAGTCGGGGCATGTGACGCCGTCGCTGAAGCTGAAGCGGAACGTCGTCGCGAAGGACTTCGCGGAGGAGATCGAGGCGCTCTACCGCGGGTAG
- a CDS encoding ArsA family ATPase, with the protein MRTVLVTGPGGAGRTTLAAATALAGARQGARTLLLTTQSSAPEAVLGARPGVAGPAPIASAPGLYARRIDPADRFRQEFLAFQERAGAALDLLGAAPLDEDELTELPGSESFALLHALRAEHASDAWDLLVVDMPPAAETIRLLALPAQVRRYLRRLLPPERQAARALRPVLAQLAGVPMPAQKLYEAAERWESELAAVQRVVDAPGTSVRLVTDAGPVANATLRTLRAGLALHGRRTDGVLVNRLLPTGSADPFLAGLSGSQQTALKALREEFPDVPVHEVPHLGRDPQGVAELDELIDGPAGAVHPPPPAADPWTVEDRLAIEGILVWRVPLPGAERDGLGLVRRGDEIVVTVGRFRRIRTLPSALRRCTVSGAALRDGALEIRFTPDPGLWPRTAPSD; encoded by the coding sequence GTGCGGACCGTCCTCGTCACCGGCCCCGGCGGCGCGGGCCGCACCACCCTCGCCGCCGCGACCGCCCTGGCCGGTGCCCGACAGGGCGCGCGGACCCTTCTGCTCACCACCCAGAGCAGCGCCCCGGAGGCGGTCCTCGGCGCGCGCCCCGGCGTCGCCGGACCCGCGCCGATAGCCTCGGCCCCCGGCCTGTACGCCCGCCGTATCGACCCCGCCGACCGGTTCCGCCAGGAGTTCCTCGCCTTCCAGGAGCGCGCCGGCGCCGCCCTCGACCTGCTCGGTGCGGCCCCGCTCGACGAGGACGAACTCACCGAGCTCCCCGGCTCCGAGTCCTTCGCGCTGCTGCACGCACTGCGCGCCGAGCACGCCTCGGACGCCTGGGACCTGCTGGTCGTCGACATGCCGCCGGCGGCCGAAACGATCCGGCTGCTGGCCCTGCCCGCGCAGGTCCGCCGCTACCTCCGCCGTCTGCTGCCGCCCGAACGCCAGGCGGCCCGCGCGCTGCGCCCGGTCCTCGCCCAGCTCGCCGGCGTCCCCATGCCGGCCCAGAAGCTGTACGAGGCCGCCGAGCGCTGGGAGAGCGAACTCGCCGCCGTCCAGCGGGTGGTGGACGCCCCCGGCACCTCCGTGCGGCTGGTCACCGACGCCGGCCCGGTCGCCAACGCCACCCTGCGCACCCTCCGCGCCGGCCTCGCGCTGCACGGCCGCCGCACCGACGGCGTGCTGGTCAACCGGCTGCTGCCCACCGGCTCCGCCGACCCCTTCCTCGCCGGCCTCTCCGGCAGCCAGCAGACCGCCCTGAAGGCGCTGCGTGAGGAGTTCCCCGACGTCCCCGTCCACGAGGTGCCCCACCTGGGCCGCGACCCTCAGGGCGTGGCGGAGCTCGACGAGTTGATCGACGGACCGGCCGGCGCCGTGCACCCTCCGCCGCCGGCCGCCGACCCCTGGACCGTCGAGGACCGGCTGGCGATCGAGGGCATCCTCGTCTGGCGGGTGCCGCTGCCGGGCGCCGAGCGGGACGGCCTCGGCCTGGTGCGCCGCGGCGACGAGATCGTGGTGACCGTCGGCCGCTTCCGCCGGATCCGGACGCTGCCCTCGGCGCTGCGCCGCTGCACCGTCTCCGGCGCGGCTCTGCGCGACGGCGCCCTGGAGATCCGCTTCACCCCGGACCCGGGACTGTGGCCCCGGACCGCGCCGAGCGACTGA
- a CDS encoding endonuclease/exonuclease/phosphatase family protein has protein sequence MAAEHPGRTASGGTDPARGTAATAPVAGLPASATEADGSAVVRVLSYNIRSMRDDQAALARVIRACAPDLVLVQEAPRFFRWRKAAERLARASGLVYVTGGASTAGPMILAHLRAHVERTEDVLLPRTPGLHQRGLATAVLRFAGARLGAVSCHLSLDARERYSQAGLLLERVAGLGVPHTVVGGDLNDRPDGRSFRRITGLLRDGWAAEPWGGEHTSTPHRPRQRIDAVFTTDGVEVLGCGVPRELPGLRTADLLAASDHLPVLAALRVPAGG, from the coding sequence ATGGCGGCCGAGCACCCCGGACGGACCGCGTCCGGTGGGACGGACCCCGCCCGCGGCACCGCCGCGACGGCCCCCGTCGCCGGACTTCCGGCCTCCGCCACCGAGGCGGACGGTTCCGCGGTCGTCCGGGTGCTCAGCTACAACATCCGCTCGATGCGCGACGATCAGGCGGCGCTGGCCCGGGTCATCCGGGCCTGCGCCCCCGATCTCGTGCTCGTCCAGGAGGCGCCGCGCTTCTTCCGCTGGCGCAAGGCCGCCGAGCGCCTCGCCCGGGCCAGCGGCCTGGTGTACGTCACCGGCGGTGCCAGCACCGCGGGGCCGATGATCCTGGCCCACCTCCGCGCCCACGTGGAGCGCACCGAGGACGTCCTGCTGCCCCGCACCCCCGGCCTGCACCAGCGCGGCCTGGCCACCGCCGTGCTCCGCTTCGCCGGGGCCCGGCTCGGGGCCGTCAGCTGCCACCTCAGCCTCGACGCGCGGGAGCGGTACAGCCAGGCCGGGCTGCTGCTGGAGCGGGTCGCCGGGCTGGGCGTCCCGCACACGGTCGTCGGCGGCGACCTCAACGACCGGCCGGACGGGCGGAGCTTCCGGCGGATCACGGGGCTGCTCAGGGACGGTTGGGCGGCCGAGCCGTGGGGCGGGGAGCACACCTCCACGCCGCACCGGCCGCGGCAGCGGATCGACGCGGTGTTCACCACCGACGGCGTCGAGGTCCTGGGGTGCGGGGTGCCGCGCGAGCTGCCGGGCCTGCGCACGGCCGACCTGCTGGCCGCCTCGGACCACCTGCCGGTGCTGGCCGCGCTCCGGGTGCCGGCCGGCGGCTGA
- a CDS encoding SRPBCC family protein, with amino-acid sequence MAEHTSSNITIEAAPAEVMGVIADFDRYPEWTGEVKEAEILATDDRGRAEKVRLVLDAGAIKDDHTLAYAWTGENEVSWSLVKSQMLRVLDGSYRLTALEGGTRTEVTYQLTVDVKIPMLGMIKRKAEKVIIDRALAGLKKRVESGSAASGAATADEAEKH; translated from the coding sequence ATGGCCGAACACACCAGCTCGAACATCACGATCGAGGCGGCACCGGCCGAGGTGATGGGAGTGATCGCCGACTTCGACCGCTACCCGGAGTGGACCGGGGAGGTCAAGGAGGCCGAGATCCTGGCCACCGACGACCGGGGCCGCGCGGAGAAGGTGCGCCTGGTGCTGGACGCCGGCGCCATCAAGGACGACCACACCCTCGCCTACGCCTGGACCGGGGAGAACGAGGTCAGCTGGTCGCTCGTCAAGTCGCAGATGCTGCGGGTCCTCGACGGCTCCTACCGGCTCACCGCCCTGGAGGGCGGCACCCGTACCGAGGTCACCTACCAGCTCACCGTCGACGTCAAGATCCCGATGCTCGGGATGATCAAGCGCAAGGCCGAGAAGGTCATCATCGACCGGGCGCTGGCCGGCCTGAAGAAGCGGGTCGAGAGCGGCTCCGCGGCATCCGGTGCCGCGACCGCCGACGAGGCCGAGAAGCACTGA
- a CDS encoding glycosyltransferase family 87 protein: MTGTGSGTAAAWTAWAATRALLLLCVFRVLVLPGPDVTTDVSEIYHGWSEVLRSGTFPLDDVTWQYPPAAALPVLAPGLLPFLSYPTAFTVLVLAVDAAALALFLRVGRAPGHRRTGAWAWIAGVALLGPTAYARYDLMVAAVAAAALFAAARRPRTAGALIALGALLKVWPVLLLTGAPLRGRRAPALWGSAAGWAAGLILAAVVAAPGALSFLTFQRDRGTEVESLGALVLHLARHAGWPGEVQLHYGSLEFLGPGVPLVSALSLALTGAALAWLVHWRLRAGPFGERAECGERREHGEPAPATLCDAAFTAVLLFTTTSRVISPQYLLWLAGLAAVCLTVRASRQGPPAVLVLLATGVTQLEFPVSFADVVASDARGIALLVLRNGLLVAACLVACRRLRARTGPGRPAVPVARPSLSSARGAHTRATSR; this comes from the coding sequence ATGACCGGCACCGGCAGCGGGACGGCGGCGGCCTGGACGGCCTGGGCGGCGACCCGGGCACTGCTCCTGCTGTGCGTCTTCCGGGTGCTGGTGCTGCCCGGACCGGACGTCACCACCGACGTCTCGGAGATCTACCACGGCTGGTCCGAGGTCCTGCGGTCCGGCACCTTCCCCCTGGACGACGTCACCTGGCAGTACCCGCCGGCCGCCGCACTGCCGGTGCTCGCCCCCGGCCTGCTGCCGTTCCTGTCGTACCCCACCGCGTTCACCGTGCTGGTACTGGCCGTGGACGCGGCCGCGCTGGCGCTCTTCCTGCGCGTCGGACGCGCACCGGGGCACCGCCGGACCGGCGCCTGGGCGTGGATCGCCGGCGTCGCCCTGCTCGGCCCGACCGCCTACGCCCGCTACGACCTGATGGTGGCGGCGGTGGCCGCGGCGGCGCTGTTCGCGGCGGCCCGCCGGCCGCGCACCGCGGGCGCGCTGATCGCCCTCGGCGCCCTGCTCAAGGTCTGGCCGGTGCTGCTGCTGACCGGGGCGCCGCTGCGCGGTCGCCGGGCCCCCGCCCTATGGGGGAGCGCGGCGGGCTGGGCCGCCGGGCTGATACTGGCCGCGGTCGTGGCGGCGCCGGGCGCGCTCTCCTTCCTCACCTTCCAGCGCGACCGCGGCACCGAGGTCGAGTCGCTGGGCGCGCTGGTCCTGCACCTCGCCCGGCACGCCGGCTGGCCCGGCGAGGTGCAACTCCACTACGGCTCGCTGGAGTTCCTCGGCCCCGGCGTCCCGCTGGTCAGCGCCCTCTCGCTGGCGCTGACCGGGGCCGCGCTGGCCTGGCTGGTCCACTGGCGGCTGCGCGCCGGACCGTTCGGGGAGCGCGCGGAGTGCGGGGAGCGCCGGGAGCACGGGGAGCCCGCTCCCGCGACGCTGTGCGACGCCGCCTTCACCGCCGTCCTGCTGTTCACCACCACGAGCCGGGTGATCAGCCCGCAGTACCTGCTGTGGCTGGCCGGACTGGCCGCGGTCTGTCTGACCGTACGGGCGAGCCGGCAGGGCCCACCGGCCGTGCTGGTGCTGCTGGCCACCGGGGTGACCCAGCTGGAGTTCCCGGTCTCCTTCGCGGACGTGGTGGCGAGCGACGCCCGGGGCATCGCGCTGCTGGTGCTGCGCAACGGTCTGCTGGTGGCGGCGTGCCTGGTCGCGTGCCGCCGGCTGCGCGCCCGCACCGGCCCCGGCCGACCCGCGGTGCCCGTCGCCCGCCCCTCGCTCAGCTCAGCTCGCGGCGCACATACGCGCGCCACATCGCGGTGA
- a CDS encoding metallophosphoesterase family protein, whose protein sequence is MRVHVVSDVHGNSRDLAAAGDGADALVCLGDLVLFLDYADHSRGIFPDLFGVANADALVELRTARRFGEARELGRRLWAELDRSGAGREAVIEAAVRRQYADLFAAFPTPTYATYGNVDIPRLWSEYAGPGTTVLDGERVEIGGRVFGFVGGGLTSPMRTPYEISDEEYVAKVEAIGDVDVLCSHIPPDVPELCYDTVARRFERGSAALLHAIRTTRPRYALFGHVHQPLAHRVRIGGTECVNVGHFNATGRPYVLEW, encoded by the coding sequence ATGCGCGTGCATGTGGTCAGTGACGTCCATGGGAACAGCCGGGACCTGGCGGCGGCCGGGGACGGGGCCGACGCCCTGGTCTGCCTCGGCGACCTGGTCCTCTTCCTCGATTACGCGGACCACTCGCGCGGGATCTTCCCCGACCTCTTCGGCGTCGCCAACGCCGACGCCCTGGTCGAACTGCGCACCGCCCGCCGCTTCGGCGAGGCCCGGGAGCTCGGCCGACGGCTCTGGGCCGAGCTGGACCGCAGCGGTGCCGGCCGGGAGGCGGTCATCGAGGCCGCGGTCCGCCGCCAGTACGCCGACCTCTTCGCCGCGTTCCCCACCCCCACCTACGCCACCTACGGCAACGTCGACATACCGCGTCTGTGGTCCGAGTACGCCGGGCCCGGCACCACCGTCCTCGACGGGGAGCGGGTGGAGATCGGCGGCCGGGTCTTCGGTTTCGTCGGCGGCGGCCTGACCTCGCCGATGAGGACGCCGTACGAGATCAGCGACGAGGAGTACGTCGCCAAGGTCGAGGCGATCGGCGACGTGGACGTGCTGTGCAGCCACATCCCGCCGGACGTCCCCGAGCTCTGCTACGACACCGTCGCCCGCCGCTTCGAACGCGGCAGCGCGGCCCTGTTGCACGCCATCCGCACCACCCGGCCGCGCTACGCCCTGTTCGGCCACGTCCACCAGCCGCTCGCCCACCGGGTCCGGATCGGCGGTACGGAATGCGTCAATGTCGGGCACTTCAACGCGACCGGCCGGCCCTACGTGCTGGAGTGGTGA
- a CDS encoding ROK family glucokinase, with amino-acid sequence MGLTIGVDIGGTKIAAGVVDEEGSILETCKVPTPQATDALTEAIADAIRTVGAGHHVEAVGIGAAGYVDEKRATVLFAPNIDWRHEPLKDKVEQRVGLPVVVENDANAAAWGEYRFGAGQGHSDVICITLGTGLGGGIIIGNKLRRGRFGVAAEFGHIRVVPDGLLCGCGSQGCWEQYASGRALLRYARQRAFATPEAATALLALGDGTPEGIEGKHISAAARQGDPVAIDSFRELARWAGAGLADLASLFDPSAFIVGGGVSDEGELVLEPIRKSFRRWLVGNQYRPHAQVLAAQLGGKAGLVGAADLARQG; translated from the coding sequence ATGGGACTCACCATCGGCGTCGACATCGGCGGCACGAAGATCGCGGCCGGCGTGGTCGACGAAGAGGGTTCGATCCTTGAGACGTGCAAGGTTCCGACCCCGCAGGCCACCGACGCGCTGACCGAGGCCATCGCCGACGCCATCCGCACGGTCGGTGCCGGCCACCACGTCGAGGCCGTCGGCATCGGCGCCGCCGGCTACGTCGACGAGAAGCGGGCCACCGTCCTGTTCGCCCCGAACATCGACTGGCGCCACGAGCCGCTCAAGGACAAGGTCGAGCAGCGCGTCGGCCTCCCCGTCGTCGTCGAGAACGACGCCAACGCCGCGGCCTGGGGCGAGTACCGCTTCGGCGCCGGCCAGGGCCACAGCGACGTCATCTGCATCACCCTCGGCACCGGCCTGGGCGGCGGCATCATCATCGGCAACAAGCTGCGCCGCGGCCGGTTCGGCGTCGCCGCCGAGTTCGGCCACATCCGAGTCGTCCCCGACGGCCTGCTGTGCGGCTGCGGCAGCCAGGGCTGCTGGGAGCAGTACGCCTCCGGCCGGGCCCTGCTGCGCTACGCCCGGCAGCGCGCCTTCGCCACGCCGGAGGCCGCCACGGCGCTGCTCGCGCTCGGCGACGGCACCCCCGAGGGCATCGAGGGCAAGCACATCAGCGCCGCCGCCCGTCAGGGAGACCCGGTCGCCATCGACTCGTTCCGCGAACTGGCCCGTTGGGCCGGCGCCGGCCTCGCCGACCTGGCCTCGCTCTTCGACCCGTCCGCCTTCATCGTCGGCGGCGGGGTCTCGGACGAGGGCGAGCTGGTCCTCGAACCGATCCGCAAGTCCTTCCGCCGCTGGCTGGTCGGCAACCAGTACCGGCCGCACGCCCAGGTGCTCGCCGCCCAACTCGGCGGCAAGGCCGGACTGGTCGGCGCCGCCGACCTGGCGCGCCAGGGCTGA
- a CDS encoding C40 family peptidase: MVSHRRSSQRGPTTLASVTVLSAALATAAAALSAAPASADPSSGAGSGSTGREGAAARVGKLYEEAERATEQYNGASARTKELRDEVSALQDRTARTQARVNGMRARLGALAAAQYRSGGIDPTVRLMLSERPESYLEKAAALDRLSGTQAHELHRLQAATRELEQQRHEAARKLAELEASRTEVARHKKDVQRKLATARRLLNALPAEAREAYDRASRSDGRDEYIPDLTGIVPGSGRAEAAVAAVRAAVGAPYAWGSTGPSSFDCSGLTQWAYAQAGISLPRTSQAQRGAGARVPLSQARPGDLVIYRSDASHVGMYVGNGQVVHAPYPGARVRYDPVDMMPIAAITRP; encoded by the coding sequence GTGGTGTCCCATCGCCGTTCCTCGCAGCGCGGCCCGACCACCCTCGCTTCGGTCACCGTCCTGTCCGCCGCCCTGGCGACCGCGGCGGCCGCGCTGTCGGCCGCACCGGCCAGCGCCGACCCCTCCTCCGGTGCCGGTAGCGGCTCCACCGGCCGGGAGGGCGCCGCGGCCCGGGTCGGCAAGCTCTACGAGGAGGCCGAGCGGGCCACCGAGCAGTACAACGGCGCCAGCGCCCGCACCAAGGAGCTGCGCGACGAGGTCTCGGCCCTCCAGGACCGCACCGCCCGCACCCAGGCGCGGGTCAACGGGATGCGGGCCCGGCTCGGCGCGCTGGCCGCCGCCCAGTACCGGTCCGGCGGGATCGACCCCACCGTCCGGCTGATGCTCTCCGAGCGGCCCGAGAGCTACCTGGAGAAGGCCGCGGCCCTGGACCGGCTGAGCGGCACCCAGGCCCACGAACTGCACCGGCTCCAGGCCGCCACCCGCGAACTGGAGCAGCAGCGCCACGAGGCGGCTCGGAAGCTGGCCGAGCTGGAGGCCAGCCGCACCGAGGTGGCCCGCCACAAGAAGGACGTCCAGCGGAAGCTGGCCACCGCGCGGCGGCTGCTCAACGCCCTCCCCGCGGAGGCCCGGGAAGCCTACGACCGGGCCTCCCGCAGCGACGGCCGGGACGAGTACATCCCGGACCTCACCGGGATCGTGCCGGGCTCGGGCCGGGCCGAGGCGGCGGTCGCCGCGGTGCGCGCCGCGGTGGGCGCCCCCTACGCCTGGGGCAGCACCGGCCCCTCGTCGTTCGACTGCTCCGGCCTCACCCAATGGGCCTACGCCCAGGCCGGCATCTCGCTGCCGCGCACCTCGCAGGCCCAGCGCGGCGCCGGGGCCCGGGTGCCGCTGTCCCAGGCCCGCCCCGGCGACCTCGTCATCTACCGCTCGGACGCCAGCCACGTCGGGATGTACGTCGGCAACGGGCAGGTCGTGCACGCGCCCTACCCGGGCGCCCGGGTGCGCTACGACCCGGTCGACATGATGCCGATCGCGGCGATCACCCGGCCCTGA
- a CDS encoding DUF5304 domain-containing protein, which translates to MSDATERPADHRAEPEADAWETACAEDLAAEQARRRNEYGPQPGSAAEEFRRLAEAVTDKLAAIQLPGALGGTAASSAVGGLLRQAKAVVEPVIERNPDVFDHLAAAGSELLAAYRSAVTGSEGRWTRGESADDRPEGRAADPRDDGPAGTERIDLD; encoded by the coding sequence ATGAGTGATGCCACCGAGCGCCCCGCCGACCACCGCGCCGAGCCGGAAGCCGACGCCTGGGAGACGGCCTGCGCCGAGGACCTCGCCGCGGAACAGGCCCGCCGCCGGAACGAGTACGGCCCCCAGCCGGGCAGCGCCGCCGAGGAGTTCCGCCGGCTCGCCGAGGCGGTGACCGACAAGCTCGCCGCCATCCAGCTGCCCGGCGCGCTCGGCGGAACGGCCGCCAGCAGCGCGGTGGGCGGGCTGCTGCGGCAGGCCAAGGCCGTCGTCGAGCCGGTCATCGAGCGCAACCCCGACGTCTTCGACCACCTCGCCGCGGCCGGCTCCGAACTCCTCGCCGCCTACCGCTCGGCGGTGACCGGCAGCGAAGGCCGCTGGACCCGCGGAGAGAGCGCCGACGACCGCCCCGAGGGCCGGGCCGCCGATCCTCGCGACGACGGCCCCGCCGGCACCGAGCGCATCGACCTCGACTGA